From the genome of Lotus japonicus ecotype B-129 chromosome 6, LjGifu_v1.2, one region includes:
- the LOC130725825 gene encoding protochlorophyllide-dependent translocon component 52, chloroplastic-like, protein MEAAVAFSVRSLHIPTPLESSTPLRKSMFLSTQLNPPLSLVHGITSKSKLFTALSPTQLTEESSSNNLPEDEPEVEANSEKFDWYSQWYPLMPICDLDKRAPHAKKVLGIDVVVWWDRNEGAWQVFDDACPHRLAPLSEGRIDQWGRLQCVYHGWCFNGSGDCKFIPQAPPEGPPVHTFKKACVAAYPSTVQNDILWFWPNTDPQYKDIIERKRPPYIPELDDPSYTRLMGNRDITYGYEVLIENLMDPSHVPYAHYGLMRTQQPKVKVMNSQKCYWFIEENRDSILNYKLFYLILLIMGISIRPDIRNLSPLFQVYGMIMPSIRSIPANLSNCSTNSSTLPSCLSAKIAAKGFEAAASWNLASSASLNLSQVVAVLLNYHQKADREGGRPLELSIEKLDINGFSADQGWSKSKFMPPCIFYAYTPDQPASSAETKKPSFQKKFGLIFICVPVSPGNSRLIWCFPRNFGLWIDKIVPRWMFHVGQNLILDSDLYLLHLEKGAFSIAAKTNAPVVPITLIGTGQIMPPGWEGIVNPGSVKVVIHKPIDGKDAEMLCKEARKAIASVLTET, encoded by the exons ATGGAAGCTGCAGTAGCTTTCTCTGTTCGTTCACTTCACATTCCAACACCACTCGAATCATCAACCCCACTTAGGAAATCCATGTTCTTGAGCACACAACTGAATCCACCACTTTCATTAGTTCATGGGATCACTTCAAAATCCAAGCTTTTCACTGCATTATCACCCACTCAGCTGACAGAAGAATCCAGTAGTAATAATCTTCCTGAGGATGAGCCAGAAGTTGAAGCCAATTCAGAGAAATTTGACTGGTACTCACAGTGGTACCCTCTGATGCCAATTTGTGACCTGGACAAGAGGGCACCTCATGCCAAGAAGGTGCTGGGAATTGATGTGGTTGTGTGGTGGGATAGGAATGAGGGTGCATGGCAGGTGTTTGATGATGCTTGTCCTCATAGATTGGCACCTTTGTCTGAAGGAAGGATTGATCAATGGGGTAGGTTGCAGTGTGTGTACCATGGTTGGTGCTTTAATGGCTCAGGAGATTGCAAGTTTATTCCTCAGGCACCCCCTGAAGGCCCTCCG GTTCATACGTTCAAAAAAGCATGTGTCGCTGCTTACCCAAGTACTGTGCAGAATGATATCTTGTGGTTTTGGCCAAATACTGACCCTCAATACAAAGATATCATTGAAAGAAAAAGACCCCCCTACATACCAGAGCTAGATGATCCATCGTATACTAGATTAATGGGAAACAGAGATATTACTTATGG GTATGAGGTTCTGATTGAAAACCTTATGGACCCTTCACATGTTCCATACGCACACTATGGACTAATGCGTACACAACAACCGAAAG tgAAAGTGATGAACTCACAGAAATGCTACTGGTTtattgaagaaaatagagaCTCAATCCTCAA CTACAAGCTTTTCTATCTCATTCTTTTGATAATGGGGATATCTATAAGGCCTGATATTAGGAATTTGAGCCCCCTCTTTCAGGTGTATGGCATGATCATGCCTTCTATTAGGAG CATTCCTGCAAACCTTTCAAACTGCTCCACAAACTCCTCTACACTCCCTTCTTGCTTGAGTGCCAAGATTGCTGCAAAAGGATTTGAAGCTGCTGCAAGTTGGAACCTGGCTAGCAGTGCTTCCTTGAACTTGTCCCAAGTTGTGGCAGTGTTGCTG AACTATCATCAGAAAGCTGATAGAGAAGGGGGCAGGCCACTTGAATTGTCAATTGAAAAGCTAGATATCAATGGTTTCAGCGCAGATCAGGGTTGGAGCAAAAGCAAATTTATGCCACCATGCATTTTCTATGCATATACTCCAGATCAACCTGCATCATCTGCTGAAACTAAG AAACCATCATTTCAGAAGAAATTTGGTTTGATCTTCATTTGTGTTCCAGTTAGTCCTGGTAATAGCAGATTAATATGGTGCTTCCCGAGAAACTTTGGACTGTGGATTGACAAGATTGTGCCTCGATGGATGTTCCATGTGGGACAAAACCTGATTCTAGATTCAGATTTATATCTTCTCCATCTTGAG AAAGGTGCTTTCAGCATTGCTGCAAAGACAAATGCACCAGTGGTTCCGATTACCCTTATTGGAACTGGCCAAATCATGCCTCCAGGGTGGGAGGGTATAGTGAACCCAGGTTCCGTGAAAGTTGTTATACATAAACCAATAGATGGAAAAGATGCTGAAATGTTATGCAAAGAAGCTAGGAAGGCGATTGCTAGTGTCCTGACTGAAACCTGA
- the LOC130725824 gene encoding protochlorophyllide-dependent translocon component 52, chloroplastic-like: MDTVLSSKHKIFGIVVVHQALGSHSSLPMVHTFKNACVAAYPSTVQNDILWFWPNTDPQFKDIIATKRPPFIPVLDDPSYSRSMATRDIPCGYEVLIENLMDPSHIPYTHYGFTRAPIHMLGLVNLTDKADREGGKPLELSIEEFNVNGFRANQGLLYKSKFMPPCIFYAYHPDEDASSAETQKSLVKKKSAVVVVCIPVSPGKSRLIWSFPRNYGVWIDKIVPRWLFHLRHNLILDSDLYLLHLEEHKIMDVGHANWKNACFVPTKADTFVIGFRKWLKKYAGGQVDWRGKYKGGVLPPTPPREQLLDRYWSHVVNCRSCNSAYKSLKVVEVMLQIISVASIGIFATMKQGGMSVVTRNSMVVFAVLSFALSRWLAHFIYKNFHYHDYNHAFR; the protein is encoded by the exons ATGGACACTGTTCTCAGCAGCAAACATAAAATCTTTGGAATTGTGGTGGTGCATCAGGCATTGGGATCACATTCAAGTTTACCTATG GTTCATACCTTTAAAAATGCATGTGTAGCTGCTTACCCAAGCACTGTGCAAAATGATATCTTGTGGTTTTGGCCAAATACTGACCCTCAATTCAAAGATATTATTGCAACAAAAAGACCCCCCTTCATACCAGTCCTGGATGATCCATCGTATAGTAGATCAATGGCAACCAGAGATATTCCTTGTGG GTATGAGGTGCTGATTGAAAACCTTATGGATCCTTCACATATTCCATATACACACTATGGGTTTACGCGTGCACCAATACATATGTTGGGCTTGGTTAACTTAACAGATAAAGCTGATAGAGAAGGAGGAAAACCACTTGAATTGTCAATTGAAGAGTTTAATGTCAATGGTTTCAGAGCTAACCAGGGTTTGTTGTACAAAAGCAAATTTATGCCACCATGCATTTTTTATGCATATCATCCTGATGAAGATGCTTCATCTGCTGAAACCCAG AAATCATTAGTTAAGAAGAAATCTGCAGTAGTCGTTGTTTGTATTCCAGTTAGTCCTGGTAAAAGCAGATTGATATGGAGCTTCCCAAGAAACTATGGAGTGTGGATTGACAAAATTGTACCACGATGGTTGTTCCATCTGAGACATAACCTGATTCTAGATTCAGATTTATATCTTCTCCATCTTGAG GAACATAAAATAATGGATGTTGGTCATGCCAATTGGAAAAATGCTTGTTTTGTGCCAACAAAGGCAGATACCTTTGTGATTGGTTTTAGAAAGTGGTTAAAGAAGTATGCAGGTGGTCAAGTTGATTGGAGAGGAAAATATAAGGGTGGGGTTCTTCCTCCAACACCTCCTAGAGAACAGCTTTTGGACAG GTACTGGAGCCATGTTGTGAACTGCAGGAGTTGCAATTCTGCTTATAAGAGCCTCAAAGTGGTTGAAGTCATGTTGCAGATCATATCCGTTGCTTCAATTGGGATTTTTGCCACAATGAAGCAGGGTGGAATGTCAGTGGTAACAAGGAATTCAATGGTTGTATTTGCAGTACTATCATTTGCCTTGTCTCGATGGTTAGCTCACTTCATATACAAAAACTTCCATTATCATGACTACAACCATGCCTTTCGCTGA